DNA from Dietzia lutea:
CGTCGCTGCGCCAGTCGGCGTTCGCGACCCACGAGCCCAGGTGGAGGCGGTCGAGCGCGCCGGCCTCGCGGGCCGTGTCGCGGATGTACTCTTTGATGTCCTCGCCGTTGCCGAGCGTCGAGTCGTGGGGCCAGGGCCGGAAGGGGAACCCGAAGGTCGCCATGTCCGAGTCCGAGCGGATGCCCGGGTAGCGGAAGGTGTGCCAGGTCCCGCCCAGATCGTCGTGGACGTCGTGGATCTCCCAGCGCCAGTCCGGGAAGGCGCGGTGGACGTGGTGGGCCAGGTCGATCCCCGACATCCCCGCCCCGACGATGAGCAGGTCCAGCGGGTCGGCGGGCTCGGTGCCCGGCCCGCCCGGGAGGTGGGTGCTACCAATCATGCCACGTACCGTAACCCCCCCGCGGCGAGTGATGGTTTCCGTAATGCGCCAACAAGTTGCTCTTTCACGCCACGTCGCCCAGAGTGCTCACATGGCGTTCATACGATCCGCGGGGCTGCGGGGGGTTCGCGCCGTCGTGGCCGGGCTCGGCGGCGACGCCGACGACCTCGCCCGGCGCTCCGGCCTGCCTTACGGTGCCCTGGACAGCGACGAGATGCTGGTCGAGGACCTGGCGATCGCGCTCCTGCTGGAGACCGCGGCCGCCGAACTCGGATGCCCCGACTTCGGGCTCCGCGTGGCCGAACACCAGGATCTCGACATGCTCGGCCCCGTCGCGGTGGTGGTGAAGAACGCGCGCACCACCACCGACGCACTCGAGATGACTTCCAAGTACCTGTTCTTCCACTCGAGGTCGATCGAGATCACCGTCGTCCCCGATCCGCGCCGCGACCCGGACGTGCTGGGCGTGCGGTTCGGCTACCGGGACCCCGGCCAGCTCATCCCGCCCCAGGCCGTCGACCTCGTGCTGCTCTTCCTGCACCGGGCCATGTGCACCGTCCTCGGCGGCGACTACGGGCTGCTCTCCGTCGAGCTCCCGGGTCCGCTCAACACCGACGCAGCGAAGTACGAGGCTCTGTTCGG
Protein-coding regions in this window:
- a CDS encoding AraC family transcriptional regulator — protein: MAFIRSAGLRGVRAVVAGLGGDADDLARRSGLPYGALDSDEMLVEDLAIALLLETAAAELGCPDFGLRVAEHQDLDMLGPVAVVVKNARTTTDALEMTSKYLFFHSRSIEITVVPDPRRDPDVLGVRFGYRDPGQLIPPQAVDLVLLFLHRAMCTVLGGDYGLLSVELPGPLNTDAAKYEALFGAPVTPSTQSAVLRVPSDLLGREISGGDDAVQQLALRYLEQHVPTDRRSLTDRTRAALHQSLDAGASSLARIAGLLSMSPRSLQRGLAGEGTSFSAVRDEVRREVAARLLTTTEIPLYQIASALDLGDATTFSQYARRWWGMTAREVRHGRTGVGQSTP